DNA sequence from the Manihot esculenta cultivar AM560-2 chromosome 11, M.esculenta_v8, whole genome shotgun sequence genome:
TTCCCATTAATTCATACCTGGTATTCTTCTTTGCTAGTCGTTTTCAAGAATTTCACCACGCCcatattgctttctttttgaaaaaaaaattacctaGATGATTTAGATTGGAGATGAATGTAACTGTGGCATTTCCATTCACATGGTCATGGAGAGATTTATGTAAACTTTGGGAGGAAAAATTGGGGAAATTTAAACGAAGAGGAAGGAGAAACTGATCAATTTGCCTAATCATGCTTCCAATGTTTCCTAAATGTGGGCAGTCAGTGACCGACTTAAAAAATCTTGTTATTGGTTATTGTTTCGTTTATATTACTATAGGGCCTGTCAAAATTAAAGTTTTCTTGATACATGCTAAATGTTCTCATTGTGTGTTCTTGTTTCTCGAGATTGATTGTTTACTCTCTTCACAACTCTGGTCCTATGTGTCCTACTGATGAATGCAGAAAGAATTTGGAATTTTAGAATTTGGACTTTTTTTGTTTCACTCCTTTGGTAAAAAATACGATCATGGAGGGGAATAAGCTTATCAGTTAGACATAAACttaattacaataattttaCTACATAATATGATATTTAAACAGAGAATAACGATTGTAAATTAACACCAGTTGGAGGTAAAGTTCCCTCCTACAACATAAAAAAACTCAACACCGTATTTGATAATTCATATTGCTGTTTAACAAATAGATTATTGAGCTAGAAAGTCACCGCTAGCATCTCACCAGTGAGCTTAGGAGAAGCAAATAGCTGCATGCGTCTAGACTTCACCACACCAATTGTTTTCTTAAGTTCTTAGTATAAGCTGAAGAAGATGTTAGTTGCTCTATAGGATCTGTAGTTCTAAATCTTAAGCCTTAGTAAATACGTTAATACTCCATAGACCAACAACTTATTTCTAGTATATTTTGCCCAAGCGACTCTTTTATCATCACCTGCACAACAAATTAAGAAGGTTCAGCTTGATTAATCAGATGTCTTATGAATTTGTGATGTGTAATTTACAACAGTGAGTTCATTTGTAAATACTAGGAATATAATAGAAAGAAATAAAGCCTGGAGAAAATGTGTTGTGATTTACCTATGAAAGTGCCATCAGCTACAAGCTTGAATTGGCCTTGTGTGAGAAAAGGCTGCTGATGCGGGTCTGATCTGAGTTCCATATTTGGGTATAGGAAGTAttgtttcaaaagcttcaaCAAGTAATGCCACCTTCCTCTTCCTAGCAGGAGCAAGTTTGGTGACAGCTTGCCGGAGTGCATAATCAAGCATCCATTCCTCAGCACTTTTCCTGTCATCCATGATCTGATGCCTGAGATCAACCTTCTCTACCTCAGGGTCAGGAGCAATAGGAAGGAAATTTGGTTCTCTTGGGTTGAATTTCCGCTCTTCCTCCAAGTCCATGATGGGTTTCTTGCAATTGACAGTCCATTTCCTGTTGTTAAAGCTACTGGCAAGTTCTTGACCTGAATTGCTTCCTTTGCTAAAGAATTTGCTCTCTGATCCTGCACGGATTCCATCATCGGTTGCAAACACTGTTTCTGCTATATCTGACTGATTGCAAACTGCCACTTCCATCTTCTCAACTTCTCCAATATGGTGTCTGGCCAAACTGGTTTGATGCATCCTTGAATCACTCTGCTCCTCAGTATCCGTAGAAGTTTCGATTTTGGACTCGTTAGCCCCACCTTGATCTTCCCGAAATAAGTTCAGGTTCTCATTCTGGCCATACTTAGCCAGACTGTTTTGATTGAGAAGCTCTTCACTTGAACTGCTGGCTTCAGAAATTTTGTCAAGCCAGCAAGCTTCAGCAATTATCTGGGTTTGGTTGTCATTGTCCACAGAATCATATTGATCAGCTTCAGAGGAACTGTGACATGAATAAGAGATTTGGATACCCATGGATGATTTGGCTTTGACAACTTCCTCTTGTTCTTCTGTAGCACAAGTTCGGATTTCCAAATTTTGATCAGTTTCTGTCTCCCGAGAGATCTGGCCTTCATTTTTTTCAGTGTTGCCCATCTCATCCAAACTCTGACAAGAAGCAATTTGATCTTGAATCAACTCAATCGTGTCATCAACTTGAAGCGATTTACCTTCTTGGTAACCGTTCAAAGCTTCAGTTGTTACATTGGTACTGCAATCATATTCGGCATCCCGAAGTTGAGGATTCTTTTCAAAGATAAAATGCTCTGCATCCCGAATGCCATCCTCCTGAATATTCTCATTGACTGCTGCTGATTCCATGATTAGCTCCTCCATTGAAGCTGAAGCAGTCAAAGCAGCAGTTAAATCTTTCTCAGCATCTTCACTCTTCTCTTCCACCGTTGTTGGTTCCTCAAATGCATATTCAAATGCATCATCATAAGTTAAATAACCATCATCTTGGGTAGTTTCAGTCTCCCAATTCTGCAGCATGCCTTCAGTTTCGGAATCACTACCTATATAATATATGTCAAAGGAAGCAGTTTCTTCTCCAAAGAATTCTTGCAATACCTCATCAGCTAGAATCTCCTCAGTGCAGTTGCTAATTATGTCAGCTGATCTAATGATCTCTGGTTCATCGGTCAAATTAAACTTCTTGATGTCTGAGAGGCACTCAACATCGGTACAAGATTTTTTATAAGATTTTCCCAAATATTGAGCTTCAATATCAGATCCTGAGGTGGAAAATTGTCCCTCCTCCCACTGCATATCAGTAGCTTCAGAAATGTTATCATATTCCTCCATGCTTATTTGGCATTCCCCTTCAATGTGACTCTCACTGGCACACCTTTCTTTTCTTGATTCTTGAGACAAAATGGGTGCATAGTCTCCAgaaacatcttctttttcttgaaGAAAGTCTTCCGCCGTCCAAATCTCAACCAGATGGTTATAATTGCTCTGTCCATAGATTTTCTCGAAATCAGTTTCCAGTTGTGGCGATGCATCTGAAAGGTTCTGATCGACCTCCTTCATGTTGTCTTGTTCAGCTCCTTCTTCTTGGCCACCATGAGAAGAGCACTTGTTGGGCTCTCCAGCAAAACCAATGGTTCCCACATCCTTCCCAATGTGCTTTTCAGTTGCATCAGGGCAAACAGCTATATTTTTGGCATAGATTTCAACAAAGAAATCCACGCCCACTTCCTTTACCATTGGAATTTTTGCTGAGCCAATCGAATCTGCTTCCTCGGAGGGTGATTTATCATCAGACAAAATTAGTAGTTGACTGCTAATTTCTTCTGTTCCATCAGATGTACGTGGGGATAAACCCTCTGATTTCACACTCTTATGTGCCTTCAGTGAACGCCTTCTTGCCTTCAAGAAGTACTTTAAGGGAGGCAAAGGAGTGTGATTGTAACCATTGAGAGAGCAGTAGTTGTACGGACATACCTTTAGGACTGAAGTTCCTTCCGCCTCAGTACCTCCAGGATTGAGCATGATATATTCAGGAAACTTCGAGTCCTTGAGAGTTGAAGAACAGGTAGCTTTCTGTACATTCATATCTGCGCATAAAACTACACTGGAACATTTTTTTGCAGAACTTCTTGCTGGCTTAAAACTGGGAGTCTTTGTTAAAGTCCTCACCAGCTTCAAACTAGATGACTTGGTTAACGCTCTCGTTAGTCTATTACTTGAAGCGGAACTGGGTAATAAATTGCTTGAGTTTCTTCTATGCGGATTTGTAATATCTGAAGCGGTTGGAGTATTGAAGAAGCTCACCTGAGAACGTTCATTTCTTGCCTCCGAACTGCTAGTAGCCTTCATGTAATTTGGCGATCCACCACTCGTTCTAAGCATGAGCTGCTGCTTCTGTGGGGTTGCAGCAATGGTTGAAGCATTGCGAGACAGCGACATTCCAGGCCTGGACATAGTTTTCCTCAAAGGTGACGCATTTAAGCTCTCAATATCTGAAAGCTTGATTGATCCTgacttcttcattttctttttcatgtcTAGTCCTCTGTTCTTACCATCGTGGTGCTGATAAGGCGATGGTTTGAGGTTCCCCAACCGCTTCTCGGATTTAACATGGTCAGCCTGGACTCCAAGCTTGACGGCTACCTTTCTTTGTACCATCTTCAAAGAAATTCAACGGACATGGAGAAGAAAAACTTCCTTGCGTATGATGatttttggttgattttgttTTAGGTTTCAGTGGGTGGCTTTTTCACTTTGGTTAAATTTAAACAAGGATTGGGATAGCAGTAGAATGCTGACTTCCTTCACAGGTGGTTTATGTCCATTTGTTTAGGCATTTTCTGAATACAATTGTTACACGCGTGTCATGGGAATACTACTACATGTGGCACTGACTGAATTTTTGGCCTTTCGCCAACACTGTTAAGAATTTGCTATTTGATGTCTGATTACGTTATCTTTTAAATGACAAAAAACCCTTGATTATGTGGATGAAAGATCGCACTCTTCATGATGCAAGATGGAccatctattttattaatataaaatcagGCAGCAGTGAAGCCATCAATTAACTCTGAAGAGTTAAGATCATTTATGAAATGCTGTATGTGTCCTGTCCTGTCCTGTCCTGTCCTGTCCTGATGATAGTTAATTGTGGCTGTTGTCATATATGTTAGTTGTGTTGCATAGCTAGCAGGTGGagaagagggagagggagagggagaggaagagggagagggagagggagaggaagAGGGAGGGGGAGGGGGTGGTAATATGTGGCAATGCTTAATGTGTATTATTTCACAGCTGAATAATTATGAGTATATAATCGATgcattaatcaaaatttaattgatagtCCATAGCATGTGGGTTAAGATTATTGACTCTGTTTTCTGAGTCTCATAAGTCCTAAATAAGATTCTAGCTGGTAGCTCTAAACTAACTAACAATCTAATTTACAGTTTCTCAATGGAGACAAAGGACAATGAAGAGAATTGGAGGAAATGTGCCAACCGACTGGGGACCCATGAAGAAGGGTCTGGGCGGTAGCAGCTTTGCCAGAGACACAAGGCAGTGGTACAGAGCTCTAACTATCTTTTACATAGACGCTCCTCCCCATCCCCACTGGAAAAAAGTATGATTGCTATCAAGGAAAGCAAACATGACCCACACTTGTTCTTCCTTTATATTTCTTTAACATTAAGCCACCctagtattaaaatattttatattattattatataaaataaattttttacataaatCATTCtgcttataatatttttctcctttatatttatattttaaagttgAAACTATTAagagaataaattttatttttaattaataattttttttaattaataattttttgaattaattataaagaaatatatttaaataattttaatagaatcatttgaattaaaaaattttaatatttaaataattttcatacagtttttatatattcaagggagttgagttggctgataaaaaaattttaaaatataaattaattataaagaaaTATAATTGTGTGAAAGAGATTATacttaatgaattttatatataatagacatacaaaaattatatttatgtaGAGAGCGaaaagattaaaattattataatcaaagtttataatatttgatttaaaatactACAaacactattttatttttttattatattttaattatttatatctatttattttttatataaattatttaaattttaatattttatacaattaattattttaattattttatattttatcataattaatatttttataataattttaatcaattatatatatttattctatataattattcatattaaaaaaaataaaatatataaattattaattaaattatattaggtatgatttcaaaaaattatcacatcaaTAAATTAACAcaatagtaaaaatattttggataatattttatttttattatctaaacATCTTTTTATtcgataattatttattttttatgaatatatttttaatactgtatttattattaaaataaaaaatataataattttttaataataaaatttttattacaatatcaataatatattatattaaaaaataataaaaaaatcaaaaaattaataacaatcaatacaataaattatatttattatattaaaaagtaagaAATCAAAACTCATACtattattaatgataataataataaattatatataacgtatgtatatattaattattattttatgtagaaaa
Encoded proteins:
- the LOC110626706 gene encoding calmodulin binding protein PICBP, whose amino-acid sequence is MVQRKVAVKLGVQADHVKSEKRLGNLKPSPYQHHDGKNRGLDMKKKMKKSGSIKLSDIESLNASPLRKTMSRPGMSLSRNASTIAATPQKQQLMLRTSGGSPNYMKATSSSEARNERSQVSFFNTPTASDITNPHRRNSSNLLPSSASSNRLTRALTKSSSLKLVRTLTKTPSFKPARSSAKKCSSVVLCADMNVQKATCSSTLKDSKFPEYIMLNPGGTEAEGTSVLKVCPYNYCSLNGYNHTPLPPLKYFLKARRRSLKAHKSVKSEGLSPRTSDGTEEISSQLLILSDDKSPSEEADSIGSAKIPMVKEVGVDFFVEIYAKNIAVCPDATEKHIGKDVGTIGFAGEPNKCSSHGGQEEGAEQDNMKEVDQNLSDASPQLETDFEKIYGQSNYNHLVEIWTAEDFLQEKEDVSGDYAPILSQESRKERCASESHIEGECQISMEEYDNISEATDMQWEEGQFSTSGSDIEAQYLGKSYKKSCTDVECLSDIKKFNLTDEPEIIRSADIISNCTEEILADEVLQEFFGEETASFDIYYIGSDSETEGMLQNWETETTQDDGYLTYDDAFEYAFEEPTTVEEKSEDAEKDLTAALTASASMEELIMESAAVNENIQEDGIRDAEHFIFEKNPQLRDAEYDCSTNVTTEALNGYQEGKSLQVDDTIELIQDQIASCQSLDEMGNTEKNEGQISRETETDQNLEIRTCATEEQEEVVKAKSSMGIQISYSCHSSSEADQYDSVDNDNQTQIIAEACWLDKISEASSSSEELLNQNSLAKYGQNENLNLFREDQGGANESKIETSTDTEEQSDSRMHQTSLARHHIGEVEKMEVAVCNQSDIAETVFATDDGIRAGSESKFFSKGSNSGQELASSFNNRKWTVNCKKPIMDLEEERKFNPREPNFLPIAPDPEVEKVDLRHQIMDDRKSAEEWMLDYALRQAVTKLAPARKRKVALLVEAFETILPIPKYGTQIRPASAAFSHTRPIQACS